From Streptomyces yatensis, one genomic window encodes:
- a CDS encoding MFS transporter translates to MQPTASSAPPRADRSGVRRAFVASLTGTALEWYDFAVYSAAAALVFGDLFFPSKDPFTGTLLAFSTYAVGYVSRPLGGFVFGRLGDVIGRKKVLIATLVLIGAATLLIGLLPTYATVGVAAPAALVLLRFAQGVGVGGEWGGAVLLSSEFGDPKRRGFYASAAQVGPPAGNLLANGVLAALGAMLTEDQFISWGWRVAFLLSGALVGFGLWVRAKLEETPVFKAMEAAQDRPEAPVREVFTTQPRALIAAILCRVAPDVLYAMFTVFVLTYATEELDMSRGSALTAVLIGSSLQIVLIPLAGALSDRVNRRWLYGGAAVAAGVWPFVFFPLVADGSWALLTLGVVGALMIHSLMYGPQAAFVAEQFSPRLRYTGSSLAYTLAGIIGGAVAPLLFTTLLGVYHAWVPLAIYIAVTAAVTVAGLWLGRDPSSAQEEEPEPLPVGHTTSTSVS, encoded by the coding sequence ATGCAGCCCACCGCATCGAGCGCACCGCCCCGGGCCGACCGGTCCGGGGTCCGCCGCGCCTTCGTCGCCAGCCTCACCGGCACCGCCCTGGAGTGGTACGACTTCGCCGTCTACTCCGCCGCCGCGGCCCTGGTCTTCGGCGACCTCTTCTTCCCCTCCAAGGACCCCTTCACCGGCACCCTGCTGGCGTTCTCCACCTACGCCGTCGGCTATGTGTCCCGGCCGCTGGGCGGCTTCGTCTTCGGCCGGCTCGGCGATGTCATCGGCCGCAAGAAGGTGCTCATCGCGACGCTCGTGCTCATCGGCGCCGCCACGCTGCTGATCGGGCTGCTGCCCACCTATGCCACGGTCGGTGTCGCGGCCCCCGCCGCACTGGTGCTGCTGCGCTTCGCACAGGGCGTCGGCGTCGGCGGTGAGTGGGGCGGTGCGGTGCTGCTGTCCAGCGAGTTCGGCGATCCGAAGCGGCGCGGCTTCTACGCCTCCGCCGCGCAGGTCGGCCCGCCGGCGGGCAATCTGCTGGCCAACGGCGTCCTGGCCGCGCTGGGCGCGATGCTGACGGAGGACCAGTTCATCAGCTGGGGCTGGCGGGTGGCGTTCCTGCTCTCCGGTGCCCTGGTGGGATTCGGCCTGTGGGTCCGCGCCAAGCTGGAGGAAACCCCGGTCTTCAAGGCGATGGAGGCCGCGCAGGACCGGCCGGAGGCACCGGTGCGCGAGGTGTTCACCACCCAGCCGAGGGCGCTGATCGCCGCGATCCTCTGCCGGGTCGCCCCCGATGTGCTGTACGCGATGTTCACCGTCTTCGTGCTCACCTACGCCACCGAGGAACTCGACATGTCACGCGGCTCGGCGCTCACCGCCGTGCTGATCGGCTCCTCGCTGCAGATCGTGCTCATCCCGCTGGCCGGGGCGCTCTCGGACCGCGTCAACCGGCGGTGGCTGTACGGGGGCGCCGCCGTCGCCGCCGGTGTCTGGCCGTTTGTGTTCTTCCCCCTGGTCGCGGATGGCAGTTGGGCGCTGCTCACCCTCGGGGTCGTCGGCGCGCTGATGATCCACTCGCTGATGTACGGGCCGCAGGCGGCCTTCGTCGCCGAGCAGTTCTCCCCGCGGCTGCGCTACACCGGCTCCTCGCTCGCCTACACCCTCGCCGGGATCATCGGCGGCGCGGTCGCGCCACTGCTCTTCACCACGCTGCTCGGGGTCTACCACGCCTGGGTGCCGCTGGCCATCTACATCGCGGTCACCGCAGCGGTCACGGTGGCGGGTCTCTGGCTGGGCCGGGACCCCTCCTCCGCGCAGGAGGAGGAGCCGGAGCCGCTCCCCGTCGGCCACACCACCTCCACCTCGGTGTCCTGA
- a CDS encoding carbon-nitrogen hydrolase family protein, translating to MPLRIALSQLTTGPDPVSNLALLRQETQRAAEAGARLVVFPEAAMACFGTRLGPIAEPLDGPWATEVRQIAKDAGLVVVAGMFTPAPDGRVTNTLLATGPGVETSYDKIHLYDAFGFAESKTVAPGSEVVTFDLDGARIGLATCYDVRFPELFRAHADAGAVLSVLPASWGAGPGKREQWELLTRARALDATVWLAAVGQADPAASGVTAAGSAPTGIGHSALIGPDGTVRERLDAGPGLLVGDVDTEEVTAVRRTVSVLANRRLGVNP from the coding sequence ATGCCCCTCCGCATCGCACTGAGCCAGCTCACCACGGGCCCGGACCCGGTCTCGAACCTCGCCCTTCTGCGCCAGGAGACACAGCGGGCGGCGGAGGCCGGGGCGCGTCTGGTCGTCTTCCCGGAGGCGGCCATGGCCTGCTTCGGCACCCGGCTCGGCCCGATCGCCGAGCCGCTGGACGGGCCCTGGGCCACCGAGGTCCGGCAGATCGCCAAGGACGCCGGGCTGGTGGTCGTGGCCGGGATGTTCACCCCGGCGCCCGACGGCCGGGTGACCAACACCCTGCTGGCCACCGGCCCGGGGGTGGAGACCTCCTACGACAAGATCCATCTCTATGACGCCTTCGGCTTCGCCGAGTCCAAGACCGTGGCCCCGGGCTCCGAGGTGGTGACCTTCGATCTCGACGGCGCCCGGATCGGCCTGGCCACCTGCTACGACGTGCGGTTCCCCGAGCTCTTCCGGGCCCACGCCGACGCGGGCGCGGTGCTCTCCGTGCTGCCCGCCTCCTGGGGCGCGGGGCCCGGCAAGCGCGAGCAGTGGGAGCTGCTGACCCGGGCGCGGGCGCTCGACGCCACCGTATGGCTGGCCGCCGTGGGCCAGGCCGATCCGGCGGCGTCCGGTGTGACGGCCGCGGGCTCCGCCCCCACCGGTATCGGCCACAGCGCCCTGATCGGCCCCGACGGCACCGTACGGGAGCGGCTGGACGCCGGACCGGGGCTGCTGGTGGGGGACGTGGACACCGAGGAGGTCACGGCGGTGCGCCGCACGGTGTCCGTCCTGGCCAACCGCAGGCTGGGCGTCAACCCATGA
- a CDS encoding cupin domain-containing protein — protein sequence MSGAPEAEGPKPELEFHLPAGPWQRPPGAGAGVSEQILAADGSGSHTTALVRWEPGTDTSPSGVARHDGWEEVYLLEGSMHDLTLGRTFSRGFYACRPPGMPHGPWASEEGVTMLVITYPAAAAER from the coding sequence ATGAGCGGCGCCCCCGAGGCCGAAGGGCCCAAACCGGAGCTGGAATTCCATCTGCCCGCCGGGCCCTGGCAGCGGCCGCCGGGCGCGGGCGCGGGGGTCAGCGAACAGATCCTGGCCGCGGACGGGAGCGGCTCCCACACCACCGCCCTGGTGCGCTGGGAGCCGGGGACGGACACCTCCCCGTCCGGGGTCGCCCGCCACGACGGCTGGGAGGAGGTCTATCTCCTCGAAGGCAGCATGCACGACCTGACCCTGGGGAGGACCTTCTCGCGCGGCTTCTACGCCTGCCGGCCCCCGGGGATGCCGCATGGCCCCTGGGCCTCCGAGGAGGGCGTCACCATGCTGGTGATCACCTATCCGGCGGCGGCCGCCGAGCGGTGA
- a CDS encoding GntR family transcriptional regulator, producing the protein MPAQSGREKAYAFLKETVLTDPDMQGRFLTEQEIADRIGISRTPIREALLLLAAEDLVQLVPKRGAHIAPLSGREITELMELRGIVERYAAEHTIEAGTVPVAKLMELLDRQRELMGPDQAKEFIAIDHLFHATMVAAVGNELLNRHYDGLRSRQIRAGVVALYNQTGRQEEVLGEHRAILDAVASGDREAARTAISAHLESTLKVLLTG; encoded by the coding sequence GTGCCAGCGCAGTCCGGACGAGAAAAGGCGTACGCGTTCCTCAAGGAAACCGTGCTGACCGATCCCGACATGCAGGGCCGGTTCCTCACCGAGCAGGAGATCGCCGACCGGATCGGCATCTCCCGGACCCCGATCCGTGAGGCCCTGCTCCTGCTGGCGGCCGAGGACCTGGTCCAGCTGGTCCCCAAGCGGGGTGCGCATATCGCCCCGCTCTCCGGTCGGGAGATCACCGAGCTGATGGAGCTGCGCGGCATCGTCGAGCGCTACGCCGCCGAGCACACCATCGAGGCGGGCACGGTGCCGGTCGCGAAGCTGATGGAGCTGCTGGACCGGCAGCGCGAGCTGATGGGGCCGGACCAGGCCAAGGAGTTCATCGCCATCGACCATCTCTTCCACGCGACCATGGTCGCCGCGGTGGGCAATGAGCTCCTCAACCGGCACTACGACGGGCTGCGCAGCCGCCAGATCCGGGCCGGAGTGGTGGCCCTGTACAACCAGACCGGCCGCCAGGAGGAGGTGCTCGGCGAGCACCGGGCGATCCTGGACGCGGTGGCCTCCGGTGACAGGGAGGCGGCCCGCACGGCGATCAGCGCCCATCTGGAGTCGACGCTGAAGGTGCTGCTCACCGGGTGA
- a CDS encoding medium chain dehydrogenase/reductase family protein, whose product MITEVVLPGQVEPEGLQLRTRPLAEPGPGQALVAVEASGVSFAEQQMRRGKYYDQPPFPFVPGYDLVGTVVSTGPGVDPALRGRRFAALTKIGGWASHTTVDAGDLVEVPEGVDAAEAETVVVNGITAWQMLHRVAKVRPGMTVLVHGADGGVGTTLVQLARHAGVKVIGTASPRHHDAVRALGATPLDYRDPDLPGRVRALAPGGVDAVFDHIGGEGIVDSYRLLARGGTLVSYGTAATRDIPGSSRAPVLKLFARLALWNLLPNGRGAHFYNLWAGRRRLAAYQARIRADLGQVLALLASGEFTALVAARIPLSDAAEAMRLAESGTVTGKVVLVADRSARRDGEGDAR is encoded by the coding sequence ATGATCACCGAAGTCGTTCTGCCTGGCCAGGTCGAGCCGGAGGGGCTCCAGCTCCGCACCCGCCCGCTGGCCGAGCCCGGTCCCGGGCAGGCGCTGGTGGCCGTCGAGGCGTCGGGGGTCTCCTTCGCCGAGCAGCAGATGCGCCGCGGGAAGTACTACGACCAGCCGCCGTTCCCCTTCGTGCCCGGCTATGACCTGGTCGGCACGGTGGTCTCGACCGGTCCGGGGGTGGATCCGGCCCTGCGGGGCCGCCGGTTCGCGGCGCTCACGAAGATCGGCGGCTGGGCCAGCCACACCACCGTCGACGCGGGCGATCTGGTGGAGGTCCCCGAGGGGGTGGACGCGGCGGAGGCCGAGACGGTGGTGGTCAACGGGATCACGGCCTGGCAGATGCTCCACCGGGTGGCCAAGGTGCGCCCGGGGATGACCGTGCTGGTGCACGGGGCCGATGGCGGAGTGGGCACCACCCTGGTCCAGCTCGCCCGCCATGCGGGAGTCAAGGTCATCGGCACCGCCTCACCCCGCCATCACGACGCGGTGCGCGCCCTCGGCGCCACCCCCCTCGACTACCGCGATCCGGATCTCCCCGGCCGGGTGCGCGCGCTGGCCCCCGGCGGGGTCGACGCGGTCTTCGACCACATAGGCGGCGAGGGCATCGTCGACTCCTACCGGCTGCTCGCCCGCGGCGGCACGCTGGTCTCCTACGGCACGGCGGCCACCCGGGACATCCCCGGATCGTCCCGGGCCCCGGTGCTCAAGCTGTTCGCCCGGCTGGCCCTGTGGAATCTGCTGCCCAACGGACGGGGGGCGCACTTCTACAACCTCTGGGCCGGACGGCGGCGCCTGGCCGCCTACCAGGCGCGGATCCGCGCCGATCTGGGGCAGGTGCTGGCGCTGCTGGCGAGCGGCGAGTTCACCGCGCTGGTGGCGGCGCGGATCCCGCTCTCCGATGCCGCGGAGGCGATGCGGCTGGCCGAGTCGGGCACCGTCACCGGAAAGGTGGTCCTGGTCGCGGACCGGAGCGCCCGCCGGGACGGCGAAGGGGACGCGCGATGA
- a CDS encoding TetR/AcrR family transcriptional regulator — protein MATARRERYRKQTREEAKAVALAQLSESGTAGISVNAIAKAMGMTGPALYRYFASRDELLTELITDTYRDLAETLARAVADATPADRFRALALALREWAKRQPDRYLLIYGTPVPGYHAPPETTEIAAGLMRTILDACATVGGAGAGAGEGGAGGSGAAMSGGQPLTELEAALARHLEGAGPWVAGEEPGGELKGRALRTWTRLHGVISLDVQGQFTGMGFDPSVLFEAEIDALVRGG, from the coding sequence ATGGCGACAGCACGGCGAGAGCGCTACCGCAAGCAGACCCGGGAGGAGGCCAAGGCCGTGGCCCTGGCCCAGCTCTCCGAGTCGGGCACGGCCGGCATCTCGGTGAACGCGATCGCGAAGGCGATGGGCATGACCGGCCCCGCGCTCTACCGCTATTTCGCGAGCCGGGACGAGCTGCTGACCGAGCTGATCACGGACACCTACCGCGATCTGGCCGAAACCCTCGCCCGGGCCGTCGCCGACGCCACCCCCGCCGACCGCTTCCGCGCCCTGGCCCTCGCCCTGCGCGAGTGGGCGAAGCGGCAGCCCGACCGCTATCTGCTCATCTACGGCACCCCGGTGCCCGGTTACCACGCGCCGCCGGAGACCACCGAGATCGCGGCCGGGCTGATGCGGACCATCCTCGACGCCTGCGCCACCGTCGGCGGTGCGGGCGCCGGCGCCGGTGAAGGCGGCGCCGGGGGGAGCGGCGCCGCGATGAGCGGCGGGCAGCCCCTCACCGAGCTCGAGGCCGCGCTGGCGCGCCATCTGGAGGGCGCGGGCCCCTGGGTGGCCGGGGAGGAGCCCGGTGGCGAGCTGAAGGGCCGTGCGCTGCGCACCTGGACCCGGCTCCACGGCGTGATCAGCCTTGATGTGCAAGGGCAGTTCACGGGCATGGGCTTCGATCCCTCGGTCCTCTTCGAGGCCGAGATCGACGCCCTGGTGCGGGGTGGCTGA
- a CDS encoding inorganic diphosphatase — protein MEQGEFDVVVEIPEGSRNKYEMDHDTGRIRLDRMLFTSTKYPADYGFVDRTLGRDGDPLDALVTVAEPTFPGCVILCRAIGMYCMRDEQGPDEKILCVPAHDPRYVGVQDIEDVPEFDRREITHFFEVYKDLEPGKSVEGSHWEGRDRAYAEIAASRARAAESGWFPGP, from the coding sequence ATGGAGCAGGGTGAGTTCGATGTGGTCGTGGAGATCCCGGAGGGGTCCCGCAACAAGTACGAGATGGACCATGACACCGGCCGCATCCGGCTGGACCGGATGCTCTTCACCTCGACGAAGTACCCGGCCGACTACGGCTTCGTCGACCGCACCCTCGGCCGGGACGGCGATCCGCTGGACGCCCTCGTCACCGTCGCCGAGCCGACCTTCCCCGGCTGTGTCATCCTCTGCCGCGCCATCGGCATGTACTGCATGCGCGACGAGCAGGGCCCGGACGAGAAGATCCTCTGCGTCCCGGCCCATGACCCGCGCTATGTCGGCGTCCAGGACATCGAGGACGTCCCCGAATTCGACCGTCGGGAGATCACCCACTTCTTCGAGGTCTACAAGGACCTCGAACCCGGCAAGTCCGTCGAGGGCTCCCACTGGGAGGGTCGTGACCGGGCCTACGCCGAAATAGCCGCCTCCCGCGCCCGCGCCGCCGAGAGCGGCTGGTTCCCGGGCCCCTGA
- a CDS encoding ABC transporter ATP-binding protein: MARRLPQLVRRSMALAWKVDRTAVVALLVCQALSGFFEAFGLLATTGTITALISSGHITDRLRDALPSIAVLAGAAGLRALLGIAVNNISSRLSPRISREAETQMLDAAINAELAAYDNPGFNDKWDAADRGAEVAQDLITESQQLMACLSSLIAAAGVVTVLHPALLPLLLLTALPQGIAGMKAARVHYETSRAMSADRRTLGLLRWYMVDKDIADQLRSGTMAEFLLKRYRAIGARVDAATDTAVHRGARYAVLGALAGGLASGLVWVSLALLLGAGQMSVASAGTAVFALRTVGASLQGMVGYGTRLFRTGLYLDDWAEFIEEAGGHRMRRGARVPAVPRVIRTEGLTYAYPESDAPALDDVTLEVRRGEVLALVGENGSGKTTLSKLLTGLYLPTRGTVTWDGVDVAELDPQAMWRHTAVVPQDYAHWPLSARDNITLGQPHGGDEAVRKAAAHSGAHEVVDGLRSGLDTLLARQWWGGVELSGGQWQRIALARAFHRPAGLLVMDEPTSALDARAEHRIFAGLRRMAEDRAVVLVTHRLANVAVADRIVVLERGRVIQQGTFAELTGCRGLFRELWKLQNDRGVPAPRGETP, translated from the coding sequence ATGGCCCGCCGACTGCCCCAACTGGTCCGCCGCTCCATGGCGTTGGCCTGGAAGGTGGACCGGACGGCGGTGGTGGCGCTGCTGGTGTGCCAGGCGCTGTCGGGGTTCTTCGAGGCGTTCGGGCTGCTGGCCACCACGGGCACGATCACGGCGCTCATCTCCTCCGGCCACATCACCGACCGGCTCCGGGACGCGCTGCCCTCGATCGCGGTGCTGGCGGGGGCGGCCGGGCTGCGGGCGCTGCTGGGGATCGCGGTCAACAACATCTCCAGCCGGCTGTCCCCGCGGATCTCCCGGGAGGCCGAGACGCAGATGCTGGACGCGGCGATCAACGCCGAGCTGGCGGCGTACGACAACCCCGGGTTCAACGACAAGTGGGACGCGGCGGACCGGGGCGCCGAGGTGGCGCAGGATCTGATCACCGAGTCGCAGCAGCTCATGGCCTGTCTCTCGTCGCTGATCGCGGCGGCGGGCGTGGTCACCGTGCTGCATCCGGCGCTGCTGCCGCTGTTGCTGCTGACCGCGCTGCCGCAGGGGATCGCGGGTATGAAGGCGGCCCGGGTGCACTACGAGACCAGTCGTGCGATGAGCGCCGACCGGCGCACGCTCGGGCTGCTGCGCTGGTACATGGTGGACAAGGACATCGCCGATCAGCTCCGTTCCGGCACCATGGCGGAGTTCCTGCTGAAGCGGTACCGGGCCATCGGGGCGCGGGTGGACGCGGCCACCGACACGGCGGTCCACCGGGGCGCGCGCTACGCGGTGCTGGGCGCGCTGGCGGGAGGGCTGGCATCCGGGCTGGTGTGGGTGTCGCTGGCGCTGCTGCTGGGCGCGGGGCAGATGTCGGTGGCGTCGGCGGGTACGGCGGTGTTCGCGCTGCGGACGGTGGGCGCCTCGCTGCAGGGGATGGTCGGCTACGGGACGCGGCTGTTCCGTACGGGGCTGTATCTGGACGACTGGGCGGAGTTCATCGAGGAGGCGGGCGGGCACCGGATGCGGCGCGGCGCCCGGGTCCCGGCGGTGCCGCGGGTGATCAGGACCGAGGGGCTGACGTACGCCTATCCCGAGTCCGACGCCCCGGCCCTGGACGATGTCACGCTCGAGGTGCGGCGGGGCGAGGTGCTCGCGCTGGTCGGGGAGAACGGCTCGGGCAAGACCACCCTGAGCAAGCTGCTGACCGGGCTCTATCTGCCCACCAGGGGCACGGTGACCTGGGACGGCGTGGACGTGGCGGAGCTGGATCCGCAGGCGATGTGGCGGCATACGGCGGTCGTGCCACAGGACTACGCGCACTGGCCGCTGTCCGCCCGCGACAACATCACCCTGGGCCAGCCGCACGGCGGGGACGAGGCGGTCCGGAAGGCGGCGGCCCACTCGGGGGCGCATGAGGTGGTGGACGGGCTGCGCAGCGGGCTGGACACCCTGCTCGCCCGGCAGTGGTGGGGCGGGGTGGAGCTGTCCGGCGGGCAGTGGCAGCGCATCGCGCTGGCCCGCGCGTTCCACCGGCCCGCCGGGCTGCTGGTGATGGACGAGCCCACCAGCGCGCTGGACGCCCGCGCCGAGCACCGGATCTTCGCCGGGCTGCGGCGGATGGCGGAGGACCGCGCCGTCGTCCTGGTCACGCACCGGCTGGCGAACGTCGCCGTGGCGGACCGGATCGTCGTGCTGGAGCGGGGGCGGGTGATCCAGCAGGGCACGTTCGCGGAGCTGACGGGGTGCCGCGGGCTGTTCCGGGAGCTGTGGAAGCTGCAGAACGACCGGGGGGTGCCGGCGCCACGCGGGGAGACGCCCTGA
- a CDS encoding LysE family translocator produces MVSFDRLLAFAAMSLLLIVIPGPSVLFVVGRALSQGRRAALTTVIGNTLGAYVLVVAVALGVGSVVERSAVVFTALKLVGAAYLVHLGVKAVRRRRSLQAAFTGDGPTHGGLRTLWEGFAVGVANPKTTVFFAAVLPQFADRDQGHVTLQMLLLGLIFNAIALVSDSVWGLAAATARTWFARSPRRLALVGGVGGLSMIGLGVTVAATGRTD; encoded by the coding sequence ATGGTGTCCTTCGACCGGCTGCTCGCCTTCGCGGCCATGTCCCTTCTGCTCATCGTGATCCCCGGCCCCAGCGTGCTCTTCGTGGTCGGCCGGGCGCTGTCCCAGGGCCGCCGCGCGGCCCTGACCACGGTCATCGGCAATACGCTCGGGGCCTATGTGCTGGTCGTGGCCGTGGCGCTGGGCGTCGGATCCGTGGTGGAGCGCTCTGCCGTCGTCTTCACCGCGCTGAAGCTGGTGGGCGCCGCGTATCTGGTCCATCTGGGCGTCAAGGCGGTACGCCGGCGCCGCTCGCTGCAGGCCGCCTTCACCGGCGACGGCCCCACCCATGGGGGCCTGCGCACGCTGTGGGAGGGGTTCGCGGTCGGTGTGGCCAATCCCAAGACGACGGTGTTCTTCGCCGCCGTACTGCCCCAGTTCGCCGACCGCGACCAGGGGCATGTCACGCTGCAGATGCTGCTCCTCGGCCTGATCTTCAACGCCATCGCGCTGGTCTCCGACAGCGTCTGGGGCCTGGCCGCGGCCACCGCCCGCACCTGGTTCGCCCGCTCCCCACGACGCCTCGCCCTGGTCGGCGGCGTCGGCGGCCTCTCCATGATCGGCCTCGGCGTCACCGTCGCCGCGACCGGCCGCACGGACTAG